Genomic segment of Fimbriimonadia bacterium:
GGATGAAGGGGCTGCTCGGTTCTTCGATCTCCACATTGACCAGGTCGTCATCTCTCGCGCCCTCTCGGATCTGCTGAATGATTAAGGACTTGGCTCTGGCGCGACGGTCGCTAGGCTCTGGTTCCTCTTGCTCTGCGGGCTGCGCCACAGTCGCCCCTTCTGGCCGGAGCGTTCCCAGCATCTCCATCGCTTGGGTGAATAGCGGGTGGGGGCGGCCTGCCGGGCGGGCTTCGTCTCTGTCCTCGCCCATCAAGAGGTCGGCGATGCGGTCCAGGGCGCGTTCGCGGGCGGTATCGGCGACCTCGGCGGTACGCTCGCTTTCCACGAGGCGAACGGCGATGTTGGTCAGGTCGCGGATCATCGAGTCCACGTCTCGGCCGACGTAGCCCACTTCGGTGAACTTGGTGGCCTCGACCTTGAGGAACGGGGCCTTGGCCAGTTTGGCGAGTCTGCGAGCGATCTCGGTCTTCCCCACCCCGGTCGGGCCCATCATCAGGATGTTCTTGGGGAGGATCTCTTCCCTCTGGTCCTCGGGAAGGCGTGCGCGTCGGAACCGGTTCCTCATCGCGACAGCCACCGCGCGTTTGGCCCGGTCCTGGCCAACGATGTATTTGTCCAACTCCGCGACGATCTGTCTGGGGGTCAGGTCCTCAATGGGGATGTGCAGGTTCAGCACGGCCGCGATTATACCTTTGGCTCCTTTGTGCCGAGAATCACGGTGACTGCCCGCGATATCGGAGGTGGCAAGTGCGCGGTTTCCTCATTCTCACCGCCTTGACGGTCGGTGTCATGTCCGGCGGCGCGCCGCTAGGAGTGGGCTCGAAGGTGCCAGAGCTTACACTGCCCAGGGCGACCGGTCCCAACATCAAGCTGAGCACGGTGTGGTCGAAGCACCCAGCAACAGTGCTGTACTTCTGGTCGTTTGAGCGCGGGGCCAATCCTGACCAGTTCCTGGCCCTGCAGAACATTCACACTTCGAGTTTTCCCGACGTCGGCATCGTGGCGTTGTGCATCAACGGCACCGACACCGCCGCTTTGGACTGGCAGAAGCAGACTGGCTGCACGTTCGAGTTCGCGGTGGATGCGTCGGCTCAGGGAGCAACGGCGCGGATGTTCGGGGTGAAACGTTATCCCACCGTGTTCATCGTGGACCGAGAGGGACGAATCACCTATCGCGACAACGCATTCGATGAGGGCAGGCTTCGTGAGGCGCTCATCGCAGCGGGGTGTACACCGAACGACGGAGAGTAAGGTTGCACCGGGGGACGAGAGGCGCCTGCCGCGCTGCGCGCGGCAGGCGCCTAGCTTTTTCGGAGGCTAGCGGGAGGGCAGACGCCTTTTCGAGGAGGCATTGTGATAGGGGCCGTAGGGCACAGTGTCGTTATCCCCGCATTGTCTTCGTGCATACTGATGTCTACTATTTGCCTCGTGGCGGATGAATACGACAGAAGTCGGCTATGGCATTCAAGTTCGGCGCTGTGATGCTGTTTCACGACGACCCCGCAGCGCACGCGAATTGGTACGAGGATAAGCTCGGCTTTCCTAAGGGAGATGCCTGGGGGTACGACCATGTTGACGTGATGGTAGGGGAGATGTACTACGGCTTCGACAAATTCCACGATGGGCCTCGCCCTGGGCTCGGCTGGATTCAACTATTCTTCAGACTCATCCAACTGCGATGAAGACTTTGTGGCCATTCGCGACAAGGGAGCCGAGGTTCTTCAGGAACCGAAGACCCTACGGCAACCAAACCTGGATCATGCAGCATATTCAGTAACCAGGGGAGCAAGCGGATGGGTGGCCGATCTCCGCAATTACCCATCCGAACCTGTCCGGCGCCGCGGCAACCTCTCCCATGTGGCTGAAACGCAATGTGGTATCACGGTTTCGCATGGTTGAAGAATGCCCGGCGTCAAGCCCAGATCCAGAGTTTCAGCTTCCTGAAGCGCCACACGAGTCCGGCAACCCCGTCGGT
This window contains:
- a CDS encoding redoxin domain-containing protein, encoding MRGFLILTALTVGVMSGGAPLGVGSKVPELTLPRATGPNIKLSTVWSKHPATVLYFWSFERGANPDQFLALQNIHTSSFPDVGIVALCINGTDTAALDWQKQTGCTFEFAVDASAQGATARMFGVKRYPTVFIVDREGRITYRDNAFDEGRLREALIAAGCTPNDGE